A single Deltaproteobacteria bacterium DNA region contains:
- a CDS encoding MBL fold metallo-hydrolase: MIIETYSAGSFGCNAIILGDRLLNQAVIVDPGDAVQETLSRLKRLRLRAVAIVHTHAHVDHTMGSALLSELTGAPTYLHTGDAKLHSCMDMQALEMGLRLDVSTPMDKPLKDMSCIDFGRFQLGVIHTPGHTPGSVCLVVPGENLCLTGDTLFKGGIGRTTKWGGDPDQLKKSIRHRLYGMHGSVQILPGHGAPSTIDYERLTNPFVRKTLV; encoded by the coding sequence ATGATCATTGAGACCTACAGTGCTGGGTCTTTTGGCTGCAATGCGATTATTCTTGGTGACCGTCTGCTGAATCAAGCAGTCATTGTTGATCCCGGCGATGCAGTTCAAGAGACGCTCTCGCGTCTAAAAAGGCTCCGTCTACGCGCGGTGGCCATTGTTCATACCCACGCTCATGTTGACCATACGATGGGCTCTGCTCTCTTGAGCGAGCTGACAGGTGCCCCTACTTATTTACACACAGGAGATGCTAAGCTTCACAGTTGTATGGATATGCAGGCGCTGGAAATGGGCCTTCGATTGGATGTTTCAACACCGATGGATAAGCCCCTTAAAGATATGTCTTGTATCGATTTTGGAAGATTTCAGCTCGGCGTGATTCATACTCCGGGTCACACTCCAGGCTCGGTTTGCTTGGTCGTTCCCGGGGAGAACCTATGCCTGACCGGCGATACTTTGTTTAAGGGCGGTATTGGACGCACGACCAAATGGGGAGGCGATCCAGATCAGCTCAAAAAATCTATCCGTCACCGGCTCTATGGGATGCATGGCTCTGTGCAGATTCTACCAGGTCACGGAGCTCCCTCGACCATTGATTACGAGCGCCTGACGAATCCATTTGTTCGAAAAACTCTGGTCTAA
- a CDS encoding TIGR00266 family protein, protein MQSDYKFDISMRPDYSLLTMNLEPGQKVYAEPGSMASMSTGIELKAGLKGGIMKSLGRALGGENLVINTYTAKKHGEVTFAPGPMGDLQHYRLDGNSLILQKGGFVAHGEGVDLSAKWEGAKGFFSGEGLVLLKASGTGDVFFSTYGAIIEVDVSEGYLVDTGYVVAFEDTLNYSVTVVPGLGTGSKIKSFLFGGERLVCKFQGRGRVWIQTRCVTPFLRWAYSYRPRERSSN, encoded by the coding sequence ATGCAAAGTGATTACAAATTCGATATCAGCATGCGCCCTGATTACTCCCTTCTCACCATGAACCTGGAGCCCGGGCAGAAGGTTTATGCTGAGCCTGGCTCCATGGCGTCCATGTCCACCGGCATAGAGCTTAAAGCGGGCCTGAAGGGCGGCATCATGAAATCCCTGGGCCGTGCACTGGGCGGCGAAAATCTCGTCATCAATACCTATACCGCAAAAAAACATGGCGAGGTTACATTTGCGCCAGGGCCTATGGGAGACCTTCAACACTACCGGCTCGATGGGAACAGTCTTATTTTGCAAAAGGGTGGTTTTGTTGCGCACGGAGAAGGGGTCGACCTCTCGGCGAAGTGGGAAGGAGCCAAAGGTTTTTTCAGCGGAGAAGGGCTGGTACTGCTCAAAGCGAGCGGAACGGGAGATGTGTTTTTCTCAACCTACGGCGCGATCATTGAGGTTGATGTGTCCGAGGGTTATCTCGTCGATACAGGATACGTTGTCGCATTTGAAGACACTTTAAATTACTCAGTAACGGTCGTACCTGGCCTGGGGACGGGTTCAAAAATCAAAAGTTTCTTATTCGGCGGGGAAAGACTTGTCTGTAAGTTTCAAGGCCGAGGCCGTGTTTGGATTCAAACCCGGTGTGTCACGCCTTTTCTGCGGTGGGCCTACAGCTATCGGCCGCGTGAACGCTCAAGCAATTAG